In Canis lupus baileyi chromosome X, mCanLup2.hap1, whole genome shotgun sequence, one DNA window encodes the following:
- the LOC140628768 gene encoding small ribosomal subunit protein eS19-like: MSGITAKDVNQQEFVRALAAFLRKSGNLEIPEWVDIVKLAKHKELASYDKNWLYTQAASTAQHLYFRGGAGVTSVTKIYRGCQRNGVMSSHFSGGSKSVACRVLQALEGLIMVGKDQDEVRNLTSEGHREVWIESLDRW, from the exons ATGTCTGGAATTACTGCAAAAGATGTGAACCAGCAGGAGTTCGTCAGAGCTCTGGCAGCCTTCCTCAGAAAGTCTGGGAA TCTGGAAATCCCTGAATGGGTGGACATTGTCAAGCTGGCCAAGCATAAAGAACTCGCTTCCTATGACAAGAACTGGCTGTACACACAAGCTGCTTCCACAGCACAGCATCTGTACTTCCGGGGTGGTGCTGGGGTCACCTCCGTGACCAAGATCTACAGGGGATGTCAGAGAAATGGGGTCATGTCCAGCCACTTTAGCGGAGGCTCTAAGAGCGTGGCCTGCAGAGTTCTCCAAGCCCTGGAGGGGTTGATAATGGTGGGAAAGGACCAGGATGAGGTCCGCAATCTTACATCTGAGGGACATAGAGAGGTCTGGATAGAATCATTGGACAGGTGGTAA